The genomic window GATGAGGCTGTGAGGTCACATGGGGCTGTGAGGTCACATGAGGCTGTGAGGTCATGTGACTCTTGGACGTGGCCACGCACTAACCCTGCTCACAGAGATTCTTCAAAGTGACcaattgattttaaaaagtgtctTTGAGGAACAAACCGATTCAAACTGATTTCAGGGTCAATTGAGCTTTTtgaggaaaagggagaaaagagagtTTAATGTTTGTGGAGCAAAAAATTAAtttaagaacattttaaatcagaAGTTAGTCTCTTATAGGAGGAAACGATGAAGACGAGGGCCGAGTTCTTCATCATTAGATTCAATTCAACTCTAGTATGAATTGTGATCTGAATAATGAGTCGTCTGACGTTTAGAACTAAAAATCTTTTCAACTTTGGTCTTAAAACGttttacagaaaatgttttccaaactatgaattgaaaacaaatgttgaagattttaagaatgaaaaaaacaaaattttgaCCATGTggcactcctcctcctccacacacacagactctcacaaacactcactcactcacacacacactcacacacactcacacacacacacactcacactcactcacacacactcactcacacacacactcacacacactcacacacacacacacacacactcacacacactcacacacacacacactcacactcacactcacacacacacacacacactccacacacacactccacacacacacacacacacacacacacactcacactcactcacacacactcactcacacacacacacactcacactcacacacacacacacacacacactccactcacacacactcacactcacactcacactcactcacacacactcacacacacacacacaggtctgttATTTGATGTTCTTCAGCAGGGACGTGCGGGCGTTCACCACGGCCTTGAAGGCGTCTTCACTTCCGGGGGCCACACACTTGTCGGGATGCAGCAGGACGGCCAGCTTCCTGTACGCCTTGTTCACCTCCTCCCTGGAAACAAGCAGGCAGGAACCAACGTTAGAACCTTCACAGGGACGAGGccgaggtcaaaggtcactgtgtcTCACCGCGTGGCGCCGGGCTTCACACCCAACATGTCCCATGAGTCTTTGCTGCTTCGGATGCGCCGGATGGTGTCGGCCTGTTCTTTGGTGAAGCCGACGCTGACCTCGGCCACCGGACGCTTCCCGCCATTTTCACACATGTCAGTGATGGACGAGAAGAACGcctgagaggacacacacacaaacacacactatcatgttgtgttgatgtttgttgtTAAAAAGCCTCGACAACAACGTGGCGCCGTGTGAGAACCTGAAACATCTCGTTGATTCCTTCGCCGCTTTGTGCCGACGTCTCAAAGTAGTGAAACCCTCTGGACTCCGCCCACAGCCGCCCCTCCCCCTCGTCCACCACGCGTCGCTTCGTCAGGTCCACCTGCACagtgagacaaacacagattgaTCCTCACACTCCCCCCGAGCCGAGGCCTCTGATTGGTCCGTTCGAGTCTGACCTTGTTGGCGCAGACGATGAAGACGATGCTGTCCATGTTGGCCTGGGAGCccatttcctgtttcatctCGCCCAGCCAGGAGTCGAGGGCGTCGAAGCTCTCCCGGAGGCCCACGTCGTACACCAGCAGCACGCCCTGACTGTCCTTATAGAACTCGTTACGCACCTGACAGACAACACGCAGGGCACAGAGGACACGtcactctcctgctgcagcagcaccacctgCTGACAGCGTTCACTCATTACACCCCCCTCTACATTAGGACCGTTTGTGAAACTCACTTCGTAGAAGAACGGATGACCGGCCATGTCGAAGATGTTCACTTTGATCTCCCTGTCCCGGACCTGCAccctgacaa from Platichthys flesus chromosome 22, fPlaFle2.1, whole genome shotgun sequence includes these protein-coding regions:
- the dnajc27 gene encoding dnaJ homolog subfamily C member 27; this translates as MESNPPKRRDSKKSLRVKVISLGDAEVGKSCIIKRYCEKRFVPKYLATIGIDYGVTKVQVRDREIKVNIFDMAGHPFFYEVRNEFYKDSQGVLLVYDVGLRESFDALDSWLGEMKQEMGSQANMDSIVFIVCANKVDLTKRRVVDEGEGRLWAESRGFHYFETSAQSGEGINEMFQAFFSSITDMCENGGKRPVAEVSVGFTKEQADTIRRIRSSKDSWDMLGVKPGATREEVNKAYRKLAVLLHPDKCVAPGSEDAFKAVVNARTSLLKNIK